The Heteronotia binoei isolate CCM8104 ecotype False Entrance Well chromosome 6, APGP_CSIRO_Hbin_v1, whole genome shotgun sequence genomic sequence GTGGCATAGGTTGGGTGGAGAAAAAGGATTGAGAATCCGTAAGAAGGGGAAATTGTTTAGACTGCTCTCACAATATGATGCAGACAACAGCATTGTGGGTGGTCCCCCTTTCATTTGTTGCAGAATATGGACCCCGCTCAAAGCACAACAGGTTTCCAAATACTGTGCTTTGTGGACTGTTAGTTTATTTACTTCAGTATGCTTTTATTCTACCCTTTCTCAAAAGAGCTAGAGGCAGCATATTTCTTTCTGccttcctccattttcccttcaaaacaatcctgtgagacagtgactggcccagtGTCATCCATGGCACACAGGAATTAGAACTTGGGTCTCCagggtcctagtccaacacttgaaCCAGTATACCAAGTGCTTAGTCTTTTTCCCATATACAGCCTTATCTCACAGAGCAGAGGCATTTTACGTTTTCTTATGTGGGGTGAAAATTAACCCAGCCTAGCAAGGGTTGGCCCTTgcaagtatttgaatgggagatccccaaggaataccggggttgctatgaagagacaggcaatggcaaattgccttgaaaactccacaaggccacttggtggcactttccaccaccaaaaatTGGCTGGCAAGAAGCACTGTTTATGAAGCTTGATTATTTAATTACATATTCCTGTCTTTGAAGAAGCTGAGGTGAACTGGGTTCTTATTCTGGGACATTATAGGTTTTCTGAATAGGGTAGAATCTGTTATGTGGTGAGCTAAAACCCCATGAAGAAAGCAGGGTTATGTATCTCCACCTTCTTCATTATGAAGTGCTTAGCATGTACATGCGTTTGCAGGCAGCAGGCAGCGATCCTGGAGGACTTGGTGAGGGACGTGCCCTTGGAATTTGACTTCCTTTTCTCTGAGTCGCACGCAGAAGTGATCTCAGGGAAGCAAGAAGgtgggagagaagagagaaaggttTGATCATGCTCTCCTGAGGAGCTTGGCTAAGCCTGGGGGTAGGGTGCTATTGCTAAACTGCTGTACACAGCCCAAACCAGCAGCAGGGATGCAGCATGCTATGAAAGCTGTACTCTTTGTTTTCACTTACCAACAGCAGCTAGTTGCTGATGGTACTTGCTACTGTGCAGTGTCTCATCCCTTCAAGGACAGGATGGTGCTATCGTTCCTTTAATTTCCCAGATACCTAATATTGTCCATGGCTCTCTTCCCCTCAGGTGTCTATGCTTGGATAGGCATCAACTTTGTTCTGGGGCGATTTGACCATAAAGAAGGTGAGCCTGGAAGAAAAGACTGGACATGAGGTCCTTGTGGGTGGATAGCAGCTTTCTCTGCTATTAGGGGAGGGAATAGCATGTGCATTTGGCTTAATTTTCAATAGGAAATTTCCCACCCTCCTCATCTTGGATTGATTCCCATCTCATTTGCAGTAGGTGTGCAGATGAGTGAGAATTATTTGAATTTTCTCCCATATTTTCAGAATACATCCCAGATGAGGAATGCAAAAGTGATACTTTCTCAATTACCTGTTATGTCCTTTTTCCTGCAATCTTGGTATGATAGTTTCACCCTCCTTCACAGGATTTCCTGTTATATAGTTCTTAGCTGAGCAgcccctttttctttcttctttgtttttctgtctGTCCCACTcattcatttgaatgaatatTGGTAAATGCTGACCCAGCCCAGGGAACTGAGGATAGAGACTGAAATCCTTCTTGTGTCTTTGTTTTATAATGGCACAGGAGAGGCTGATCGTAAATCAAAACTAATAAACCATTTTATTTCACTTtgaggggaaatggtcaggtaAGAATCATGTTTAAGACTTAGAAAGTGAACAGGCAACAGAATGAGGGAACTTTGTGTAAAAATAAACACAAGATCATTTGTCAAAAACAAGCAACTTTCTGTTATTCAGGGAGGTCTTTAGAACCTGAGGACAGAGATTTCTTGGCAGTTTTTAGTGCATAAATTAGCATAAGCTTCTTGGTCTCACAGACATGTTGGTAAAGGCAGGGACATTCACACAAGTCCCAGTTTCCTTCCTTATCCATTGGGTAGCGATCACCCCCCATCTTCTAGGAACTATTTCCCTCAGATGGGCTACATGTCCCATTTCCGTAACTCAGGATCCTTTTTGTTCCTCTCACAGACCAGACTGCTTTGCTCTTTCACTGTTAACTGTCAGCTCCCAGCTTCTAACAGACATTCTCCACTGAAGAATTCAATTTGAGTCCCCTGTCACTTAAGGTTATCAGACCAGGTCACATCATTAACCATTTACTGTCAATCACACTTGGTAACACCCTACTTTCTGGAATTGCAGAAGATGATGCGCTGGTTTCGGTGACTCTTGCTGGCCAGGAAGAGCCTCTATTGAGAAAGAGAACTGTTGGCATCCTAGATATGGGAGGTGCTTCTCTACAAATAGCATATGAAGTGCCTAGCTCTACAACCTTCTCTTCTCCACAGCAGGTGTGTAAATACTGGGCAAAACAAAATAGAGCTATTCCAAGGTGGCTCCTATGCCTTATCCTTTTAAGAACTACATTACTGAATCAGTCAAAAGACCCATGCAGTCcaccatcctgtttcccacaataGCCAATCAGATGCCTCAGAAGGGCCATGAGCAAGGGCAGAGGCCCAAACCTCTCCTTGTTGTTGTCTCAGCACCTGGTACTTGGTACTTTTAACAAGTACATCTTTTTATTTGTCCTAGatctactgcccatcaaattCTTTGAGTGTCCTTTTAGTAGACcatgtactttttccagctctgcagtatGCTTGCTGAGATGGGGTgcccagaactgtacacagtacccTAAATTCAGCCACATCACAGAGCTATACAAGGCCATATCCTGGCTGGTTTTCAGTCCATTTCCTAATAACCCCAAGAATAGAATCTGCCCTTTTTCACAACTACTTCAAAAACAGTCACTATTTTTATGCACTATGACCCTTAGATCTGTTTCCTGATGTGTCATCACATTTAGATGACATCATTTAAAtttaagacccccccccccttcccatatgCATCACTTAACGTTTACTTAAACTAAACTTTATTTGCTATTCACCCAGCTCAGAGACATCATTTTGGATTGTTTCATGATCTGCTTTGATTTGcactatcctgaataatttgggggtatctgcaaacttggccacttgacCTGTAATGTGCAGGATCCCTTTGAAAATTGATGTTATATTAACTGCTTTCCAGTACCCTGGAAGGGAAGCCAATTTTAGTGACATGTTGCATTTACATTTTAATTCTTTAATACCACTCAGGTGTACACCATCTGGACCTGACTGACAAAAGTACAACTTTGTCAATTGGCCCTAGAATGTCATCTTGTTACCTCCATTTGACTGAGTTCTTCAGTCTCCCAAACACCATGTTGACATGAATAGTCTCCCTACTTCTTCCACAGCAAAGACTGCCGCAAACAATTCATTAATTCTTCTAGGAGGAAGCTGCCAAGAGCCTTCTTGCTGAGTTCAACCTCGGCTGTGATGCACAACACACAAAGCATGTGTACCGGGTCTATGTCAACACCTTCCTGGGCTTTGGCGGCAACTTTGCTCGGCAACGCTATGAAGAATTggtgctgaatcagaccaccatCCACAACAGGTATTCTTGCCTTCATAAACTCAGGCTGTAAGGTCATACCAACAAACCAGGTAATGGGCCAGGGTAGAGGCACCTTTGAGAAACCATGGTGTTCTCCAGATCTTTAGCCCTATTCTGAATATAGGCAATAAACTGGATGGAGATAGCTTAATTCCTCCTACTAATTTTGGCCAAGAAAGAACCTAGACTACAGAATACTTTTTCCTGGGCCATGAAATATACACCTCTTACttttgctatttaaaaaaaattgccaaatATTGGCCTTTGATAAATGACATTCCTGGCTGTGAATCTGTTCCTTATGTTGGTCTTCAGAAAACACGTTCTATAAAGGACACTGTCATCAGATCAGACATTAGGGAGCCATTGTCACAAAGTACTTTGCCAAAAGGTCACTTTAAATGTCACAAGTATAAAATATGCAAGAATACAGTGCAAGGTGTGTCCTTTATGGTGGGTAAAACAAGTGGGGAGCTTCATTCTTTCAGTACCTGTGATTCTATTAATACCATTTATTATATTCAATGTAAGTGTCCCCGGTCTATGTGGGAAGCACAACACGTCCCTTGAAAATAAGAATTATGGAACAGTCCTCCAAAATAAAGTGGTAGAGGCTTACAAACCATTTTCTTCTCAAATCACATGAGGAGGATGAATTTAAACATGGAGTACTGTTTGCAGCCAATAGATCCATTACTCAGAAAGAGTTGTTATGATTGGAAAAGAAATGGATTTTTAATTTAAATACTTTACATCCCATTGGCTTACTGATTTTGACTTAAGCTGTTTCCTTGGGTGCATTTGTAAATATATGCCTCTGGTCTGTTATTCTGATGTGTTCAAAAGTGTTAAATTTGTTCTGGAACTTCTTGTAaaagattatgatattggatttatatcctgccctatactctgaatctcagagtagtcacaatctcctttaccttccctcccccccacacacacaatagacaccctgtgaggtaggtggggctgagagaactctcccagaagctgccctttcaaggacagccctgcaagaactgtggctaacccaaggccattccagcagctgcaagtgaaggagtggggaatcaaacccagttcttccagataagagtccatgcacttaaccactacaccaaactcacatACCAAACTGCTGAGTTGTTTCAGGATTTTTGTAAAATAGAGGTCTTATTCTAATATACTTGGAAACACCTGGTAAGCTTCTTATATTTTGGCTCCTGTGGATTTCTTGTctggccctttcaagagaagccaaggacaaatagaagtgtggagcCGTGCTTGATCCTTTGGAGATAGACAGAGCAGTGCCAAATTGAAATTGTAGTGAGTATATATGAAAGTATATATGAGAGTAACTTGAATAAGACTCTAGAAAAAATGCAATTTAATATATTGTTAAATGGAAAAAATATTTTGTGACATGCcagtcccttggtgagctgcctgaggaaggattcactctgaaagtggacggaagcagcagtccagttgcagcctcACCAGTTTGAGAATTGCAATCACACCTGcactggacttcaggaagtcctacaaacaaagaaaaaacattgtatattgtaaaatggactattaaataattttaaattaatatgtgaaaaatattgtggtttaaaactttgttttcaacatatgtattagttaaagctctcacggagtgttctgAGTTACataccttactcatacccgtgagctctctggttcCTCTtgaaaggtggcttttgaggGTGCCATCACTTGCCCATTGGGTCCAGCTGGCTGTGTGGAGTGATGAATCCACTGGGAGTTTTTTGTGGTGCTCTTTTATTTATTAAGATCTGATTTTCAGCTCATCGGATCTTTGCTGTTGCAATCCCCACCAATACAAATATGCTGTGACTTCAGCACTCTCTTTCATTTCCTCCTAGGTTCTCAAGAGCAAATCAAATCTAGACAGTGACCCAACTGTAGATAGGGGATGGTGTCCTCTGAATGGCTAGCGGGCACTCAGTGACTGCATCTATTACAGGCACACTGCAGTCAGAATGCATCTGTAGGGTATAAGATAGCAATCACTGCTAGTAATGGAGAAGAGGACACACATGTTTGCACATTGTAACTGGGaagagacaggttaggctgattGTAAGGGCAGTGCAAGATGATGGTAGTCTGGCTTCAGATGTTTGCCAGTTTAGGTAGTATGTATAGAAAAATAGGGACACATCTCTCTCTCATTACAGGTTACAGGGTGCTCAGAGTGGGGCAGATTCTAAGGCACCAGTCTTGGATCCTTGCTTGCCTGTAGGACTGGAGGATGTTGTGGAGAAAGGGGGTCAGACATTGCATGTCAGAGGCCAGGGAAACTGGCAGACCTGTGCAGAGCGGCTGCTACCCCTGTTGGCTAGAGACAACAGCAACAAGACCTCGCTAAGGAACACCTACCAAGCACCCATTGACTTTGCTAACAGTGAATTCTATGGGTTTTCTGAGTTCCACTACTGCACAGAAGATGTGCTGCGTCTGGGAGGACCATATCATGCACCCACCTTCACACGTGCTGCTCAGGTGAATATGAATGAAGGGAACAGGACGGGACTTTCATCATCACCCTTACATGGACATGTCTGCTAGTGTTTGTGGATTCTCTGCTGATCTCCATTTTCACATTCCAGGATTATTGCAGTCTCAACTGGTCGATACTAACACAGAGGTTCCGAGGCAAGCTGTACTCATCACATGCAGACCTGCATCGCGTCAAGTAAAATTCGTTTTCTGTTAAAGGAACATGGGATGGAAAATATTCTTGTTAATACTTATGCCTTAGTATGGTGCAGAAGCTCTAGGGATTCTGTTCACTTTCTGAGTTTGACTAACAGAGGCCTCATCCTTTGTTTACAGGTACCAGTGCTTCAAGTCAGCCTGGATGCACCAAGTCCTTCATAAAGGGTTCAATTTCCCTATCGATTACTCCGGCCTGCGTACAGCTCAGTTAGTGTATGACCGTGAAGTGCAGTGGACTCTGGGAGCCATTCTTTACAAGACCCGCTTCTTGCCACTCAGGTAATGCAAAACATTGTCTACTAGACCCTTCTAAGACATTTATGGAATACAACATACAGACGTTAGGTTGAGACTTGGCAGATTCTCACCATGAATGATTGCATGCACCTCCATATGAGGTCAGCCTTACATActgaggaccagtgttccctctaagctgagttagcgtgagctagctcagttttttagcctctggcttataCATTTTTGTGTTAATTCAGGAGAAAGGTctgagagcaaactaatttatgcagcagtcaaatcgcttgctcacaactttcatgccagtagctcacaaagtagaaattttgctcacaaaaccCCACAGCTTAGTATTGCCGAGGACCTTTTCTGAATACTGGGCAGCAAAGAAAGGGCTGGGTAGGACACGACACAGAAGCATTCCAAAAGGTGCAGCAGGGGAAGGCAAGTTGGGACTTATTTCAAAGATGAAGGAGAATGTGGGTGGTACGCTGAATTTCCCCAAGTTCTGCTAAATATCAGTTCTTTTTGAAATGTGTATGTTGTCCTCCTTTTGACTTGAACTTTCATACATTACCTGTTTATTTTCATGTGTCTTTTAAATTACATCTTAGGAGATTTAAGAGACCAGGTTCTCATTTGCATAGTGAACCCATAGACATATGGGATCAGTACAACTACTGATGGGGGAAGACCCTCCTTTTCTCATTCCTGTCAGTTACTAGTATAAGGAACACAAGCAGGGACCCacaagcaacttatgtacaaattTCCTCATACAGCTTTTGCCTCTGGCTGATTACAACCCCAACAGTtaccttccttttctctttccttaCATACCTTCTCTCCCCCATTACCTCCAGCATGGGTCCCTATTTCTCTTCCTTCTACCTTCCTCACCACTAGGGGAAAGACTGGCTGTGGACTCCCTCCAACCCAAATATGGTCAGTGGTCAGCACTCATCTTCTCCAGCTGTTGACATCCTATTAGCAGTGCTCATTGATTACTAGGACAATTGAGCCAGTGGCTGCAGGATCCCTCTTAGCCCAAACACTGTAGCTACTTCCTCCAGTTGCTGCTGCATAACCTTCTGGGAGCCCTTGCCTCCACCAATGCATTTGGGGGGTTGCTAGCAGCTGATCTTGTGATGCCATATCATGATATCTCCTTTTTCTTTAAGTCTGTGGGGATTTGTAAATCCCTGTAACCTTCTTCCACTCATTtttcagatgtttctgcaaacctgaagaTTCATCCAGCTTTGCAGAAAAACCTCACATCTCTTTACATGGACTTGTTCTGCTTAAGTTTTCTATCCACATTTTTGGCCATATTCATAATTAAATAAGTGAATGTTTTCATAGGTGCATCTGTGTGATGACTTTAGTTAGGGATGTTAgtttttcttttctccccccaccccacccaggttAAAATTACCAGATAAAATACACACTGATCTTCCCTCCTCTTTTCAGGAACATCCACCCGGAGGGCATCCGTCCAGCACACAGTTCGTGGTTGCGTCTTTCCTTTGTCTACAATCACTATCTTTTCTTCGCATGCATTCTTGTGGTGATATTAGCAATTGGACTCTACCTCCTCCGCTTGCGCCGCATTCATCAGCAGCAGCTGCACTCAGCATCACTGGACCTGCTGTGGTTGGCAGAAGTGGTGCCACTGCCAGTCCAGGAACCAGGCACTTGATGACAGAACTACCTCTCAAAGACTGTACAGTGGCTCTGGCTTTAACAAGCCCCAAAGCTGTGATCATTTAGTGTTTTCAACCAGAACTATGCAGGGGCTCTAGGCTGAAACCAAGCCATGTCTACCTTCCCTCTTGTtttcaggaggggaaaaaaagtccCACAATGGACTCTTAAGTTTTATCCTGTGCTGAAAAGGCCCAGCCCCCACAGAATAAAGGAATTTCATAtactatatgggggggggggagaagagagcagaTTGCTGTACTCACAACAGATCTGTAAGTGACCAAAGAGAACTTGATTTACTCAGGGTAGAAGGAAGGACCTTCTGCTGGCAAGGGCTCAGTCCTATTTTCAGGACCAAATGTCTTCTtctcaaacaacccccccccccaaaaaagtgcttGAACTCTGGGCCTAGTGCTCTGTGCCCCCTTAGCGTTTCGGCTATTCTGATACCTTTTATaggaagagcaaaagaaaaggacCACAAAGACCCTTTTTAGAAAAGGGCTTATCATTTGCTGCTATTTTCTACCTTCTACACAAGTGGGAACCCAACCACGTCTTGTGCACAGCGACTTCACAGGGATTCCAGATCTCTCTGGAATCCTATATTCCACCTAAATTAAGCATGTTTTGCTACTGTTTTCTAGCTCATCTTAATTCCACCTTAGATTCTGCGGCAGCTCGCCTGAAAAAGACGTTTGAATACTTCACCCAGTTCAACTTGTTTCAATAATATTTTGCCCTCAGAATCAATTCTGGGCTAGTAGTGACATAATTTATGTTTTAATACTTGAACAAAACTGGTCACAGTAGCAATAAACTGTTCTAAGTTCTGTAGCCAAGAATTTCATACCAACTGAAAATCACCACCAGCTCAGAGAGTTGTCATTCTTCTCTGTTTTGCAGCAAGGGCAATTCTACATACGGGGAAAATAATATAACTTTCAAATGTGCATAAGATCACatattaaaatttttatttttcacaATACAGGTTCATAGAAGATAAATATACACATATGTTATCAGTTCAGGTGGGGAGGAGAGCCAAGGAAAATACATCTTGGCACAAataaggggagggcggaggcctAGTAGTAGGCTAGCCCCCTATTTAAAGAAGGAGCTTTAGGGAGAATTAGTGTGTCAGACTAGAAGCAAAATCACAGGGCAATTTTGTACTTGTCAATTTCAGTTGCACTTTATTTCACAGAATTGTTGAGAGaggctaaaacaaaaaaaagggaatCATACGTTCCTTTGAGGGAAGGCAGAATAAAGTGTACTAGATATGATGGGTTGTGTCCAGACCTAACTTTCCAGTGGTAGAATAAAttttcctgcctttctctcccaaTGCAGCCTACCAATCTCTATGAAACCCTACTTCTGGGTAATAGGAGACACTGACCCCTAATTTCTCAACCCACAAAATTTGACAGTTTCCTCTGTTGATAACTTAAGATGCAAGTTAATCCGCAACTGCTGAGGCAGGACTAGAAGTTCTAACTTTCAGGGTCTTTAGAAGTGTTTTTGAAAAGTGGGATAAATATTTTAATCAGCAATTCATATTGAGAATATGAAAGGAATAACAATACACGCAGTGTCATACTATGTACTTGATCCTATTGCGGGCCATGTTGGCTGTAAAATCTGTTTACTTGGTACTGGAAGGGGGAAAGCATGGAGCTGTCTAGGTCAGATGAGAACCtagaagagagagacagaaagagagatgcTCAATAACCTGTTGAAAGCCAACCTGCTGCATGTGGGAGACAGAAGAGTAAGAAGGATAAGTATGAGATAGATCAGAACTACCAATGCTTTAAAACAGGAACTACCCAGAGGGATACCCCTTCATAGCAGACAGTCTCTGGCTACCAAGCTCTTTGGCATTAAAAGACCTTTGTGAGCTTTTCTCATAGAACTGCTAAAAGGCAGATTATCACTGTTTCTTAACCCACTGGCTATGTTATTTCTAGGCATGTTTGCCAACTGCCTGAAGCAAGTAAGAAATGTGGCAGGGAAGCTTTTGTGAACTGGAAGCAAACTGATTCCTTTAGGCCACAACTGATTATGACATATACATACATGCAGGTGCTCCTGGGTTGGTACCTGTTGAAGCAGTCTGCAGCACCATGGGTCACTCCCACAGGTAACGCACATACCAGATAGTCTCATTCTTCAGTTGTGGTCCAAACAGTGGGTTGGCTTGGGATAGGATTGCTATAAGCCAACTGCATGTGGGAGACAGAAAAGTAAGAAGGGTATGTATGAGATGGATCAGAACTATCAATGCTTTAAAACGGGAACTGTCCAGAGGGATACCCCTTCAGAGCAGACAGTCTCTGGCTACCAAAGCTGATTAGAGACCACCTAAGGTTTATTTCAAGGGGCAAAGTTCcaatttattatttatagacATATTGTTAAGGAAAGAatataaaaacaggttgcttacctgtaactgatgatcttcgagtggtcatctgtgcagtcacacacatgggtcttgccgcaggcaatgaatccattcctcggagttccaatagctcgcctatagcgcttttggcgcgctcccctcccgccctggggagcaggcagcgaccgcgcatgcctggagcggggggggagcgcccattccactcagtttcttccagccgccgctgacctaacacagtacagagttaaataacaatcacaggaagccagcagcggggaaggctgggtgggcgtgtgtgactgcacagatgaccactcgaagatcatcagttacaggtaagcaacctgtttatcttcttcgtggtctctgtgcagtcccacacatgggtgactagccagctgagtaacctggaggagggtgctggtaaaagaagaaagttaGTCACATAAGAAAACAGATCATGTTCCAAGACATAGAGGCAGAAGCGAAAACACTCAccatacttcagtggaagatggatcggagaactgcttggccgaaagaggcgtctcgtctcgcacgaacgtccaaagcgtaatgggagacgaacgtggaaggagaggaccacgatgcagctgcacagatgtcctctaaggagacgccctgtagaaaagccgaagacgtggagaccgctctagtagagtgggccttgagGCCTTCGGgaagaggctgtttagccagttcgtaacacaacctgatggcactaactacccatttggatagtctttgggtagaaattttgtgtcctttacgtggtttaccgtaggccacaaacaggttagggtccttacggaaaggttgtgtgcgaTGCAGATAGAAGGCTAGCGCCCTTCTGACATCCAGAGAATGCAGGGATCGCTGTCCCTGGTCCGACGGGTTAGGGAAAAACGTTGGTAACGCGGTGGAGGTAGACAGATGAAACTTGGAGACAACTTTGGGGAGGAACGTAGGATCCGGTCTTAAGACAACCTTGTCCCTATgaaagatggtgtagggagggtcatgtctgaaggcacataagtcacttgcccgcttaCCCGAGGTGAGGGCtattagcaatgctgtcttccaagagagaagattgagctgtattgtcgccatgggttcaaagggcgccttcattagacaggaaagaacaagggaTAAACTCCACGTTGGGACGAATGGTTTAACCGGTGGATGTAGGTGCAGCattcctttgaggaaggatttaGATAAGGGGTGAGAGAACACTGTCCTGCCGTCGATAGTGTCATGGAATGCCGAGATGGCAGACAAGTGTACTTTAAGTGAAGAGTAGCACAAGCCTGATTTCTGCAGAGATAGGAGATAATCTAAAATCAGGTTCAGAGGTGTTACCTCAGGAGTCCAATGATAGGGTGCAACGAAGGAacaaaagcgcttccatttgcgttggtacgagagtctagtggaaggcttccttgcgttgagaagAATATTGGT encodes the following:
- the ENTPD7 gene encoding ectonucleoside triphosphate diphosphohydrolase 7 isoform X1; this encodes MARFCVSCLCPASWHFTVPLVSLCPRQRLVLLGLLLGACFVLLAATANLWHWRTFATQDRQFERYLAQLQDLEATDTEDVALNYGVVVDCGSSGSRVFVYFWPPHNGNPHDLLDIRQMRDRNSQPVVKKIKPGISTVATTPDKGSDYMRPLLSFAAAHVPRTKHKETPLYILCTAGMRLLPDWQQAAILEDLVRDVPLEFDFLFSESHAEVISGKQEGVYAWIGINFVLGRFDHKEEDDALVSVTLAGQEEPLLRKRTVGILDMGGASLQIAYEVPSSTTFSSPQQEEAAKSLLAEFNLGCDAQHTKHVYRVYVNTFLGFGGNFARQRYEELVLNQTTIHNRLQGAQSGADSKAPVLDPCLPVGLEDVVEKGGQTLHVRGQGNWQTCAERLLPLLARDNSNKTSLRNTYQAPIDFANSEFYGFSEFHYCTEDVLRLGGPYHAPTFTRAAQDYCSLNWSILTQRFRGKLYSSHADLHRVKYQCFKSAWMHQVLHKGFNFPIDYSGLRTAQLVYDREVQWTLGAILYKTRFLPLRNIHPEGIRPAHSSWLRLSFVYNHYLFFACILVVILAIGLYLLRLRRIHQQQLHSASLDLLWLAEVVPLPVQEPGT
- the ENTPD7 gene encoding ectonucleoside triphosphate diphosphohydrolase 7 isoform X2; the protein is MARYLAQLQDLEATDTEDVALNYGVVVDCGSSGSRVFVYFWPPHNGNPHDLLDIRQMRDRNSQPVVKKIKPGISTVATTPDKGSDYMRPLLSFAAAHVPRTKHKETPLYILCTAGMRLLPDWQQAAILEDLVRDVPLEFDFLFSESHAEVISGKQEGVYAWIGINFVLGRFDHKEEDDALVSVTLAGQEEPLLRKRTVGILDMGGASLQIAYEVPSSTTFSSPQQEEAAKSLLAEFNLGCDAQHTKHVYRVYVNTFLGFGGNFARQRYEELVLNQTTIHNRLQGAQSGADSKAPVLDPCLPVGLEDVVEKGGQTLHVRGQGNWQTCAERLLPLLARDNSNKTSLRNTYQAPIDFANSEFYGFSEFHYCTEDVLRLGGPYHAPTFTRAAQDYCSLNWSILTQRFRGKLYSSHADLHRVKYQCFKSAWMHQVLHKGFNFPIDYSGLRTAQLVYDREVQWTLGAILYKTRFLPLRNIHPEGIRPAHSSWLRLSFVYNHYLFFACILVVILAIGLYLLRLRRIHQQQLHSASLDLLWLAEVVPLPVQEPGT